A single Rhodothermales bacterium DNA region contains:
- a CDS encoding DinB family protein, with translation MTLAAARRLFAYNAWATARIFEAVAPLTEEEWSREMGNSFPTIRDTVCHIVSAEWVWLHRWQGNSPMAPEPWTKEPTRALLIEKQREIEADRNAFIAALSEADLAGERPYIFMSGKGGSLPLGTLFQHLVNHGTYHRGQVTTLLRQIGRPAIGTDLLFFAMENPE, from the coding sequence ATGACCCTCGCCGCCGCCCGCCGGCTCTTCGCCTACAACGCCTGGGCCACCGCCCGCATCTTCGAAGCCGTCGCCCCGCTCACCGAGGAGGAATGGAGCCGGGAGATGGGGAACAGCTTCCCGACCATCCGCGACACGGTATGCCACATCGTTAGCGCCGAGTGGGTGTGGCTGCATAGATGGCAGGGGAATAGCCCGATGGCGCCGGAGCCCTGGACGAAGGAGCCCACGCGGGCGCTGCTTATCGAGAAACAACGGGAGATCGAGGCGGACCGCAACGCCTTCATCGCCGCGCTGAGCGAGGCGGATCTCGCCGGCGAACGCCCCTACATCTTCATGAGCGGCAAAGGGGGCAGCCTCCCGCTCGGCACGCTCTTTCAGCACCTCGTGAACCACGGCACCTACCACCGCGGGCAGGTCACCACGCTGCTCCGCCAGATCGGCCGGCCGGCGATCGGGACGGACCTGCTGTTTTTTGCCATGGAAAACCCGGAGTAA